From a single Hypomesus transpacificus isolate Combined female chromosome 14, fHypTra1, whole genome shotgun sequence genomic region:
- the rag1 gene encoding V(D)J recombination-activating protein 1 — MGEDPRLSMPAELHHPHAKFSNWKFKLFRVKSMERAPLPGDVQPETGALAGVVTPSGPGETVEEVVGLPGSVMSLCLGSKSKENVEGPEQRVDLKLQEMDTHMNHLRCLCRLCGTALRKAKGPEHEVQGSLDEASRGALRRMGCKATVWSEVILKVFKVDVTGDMETLHPLSFCHRCWTAAMRGGGFCSFSRTRVPVWRPHSPLCPLCHPRKPSLQRRGRKRRKPPRGAQRLTKRTKWDLQDSTATGEKKTGKPGPDHRQGPGRWVRPSAQKAQWVKTITHCQQDHFSTRLLPEELPVDFQNSVTCQVCDHLLSDPVQSPCRHLFCRGCILKYSRVLGAHCPACTLPCSPADLMTPNKAFLAVLHSLPLLCPREGCGELVRLDLFRAHCLAHQLEEEEKDQWPPERSSNSYLPVNKGGRPRQHLLSLTRRAQKHRLKDLKTHVKMFADKEEGGDIKSVCLTLFLLALRAGNEHRQADELEAMMQGRGFGLHPAVCLAIRVNTFLSCSQYHKMYRTVKATSGRQIFQPLHTLRNAEKELLPGYHPFEWQPALRNVSPACQLGIIDGLSGWTASVDDSPADTISRRFRYDVALVSALKDLEEDIVEGLREHGLEDSSCTSGFTVTIKESCDGMGDVSEKHGGGPAIPEKAVRFSFTVMSVSVLAEGEEEAVTVFREQKPNSEMSCKPLCLMFVDESDHETLTAILGPVVAERDAMKNSRLILAMGGLPRSFRFHFRGTGYDEKMVREMEGLEASGSTYVCTLCDATRSEASQNMVLHSVTRSHDENLDRYELWRTNPYSESADELRDRVKGVSAKPFMETQPTLDALHCDIGNATEFYKIFQDEIGEVHCRPNPSREERRSWRAALDKQLRKKMKLKPVMRMNGNFARRLMTGEAAEAVCELVPSQQRREALRELMNLYLQMKPVWRATCPAKECPDQLCRYSFNSQRFADLLSSTFKYRYDGKITNYLHKTLAHVPEIIERDGSIGAWASEGNESGNKLFRRFRKMNARQSKAFELEDVLKHHWLYTSKYLQKFMEAHRNSAKAFQATIDPVETQDDTDMSLDVPDFLEH, encoded by the exons ATGGGGGAGGACCCCAGACTCTCCATGCCCGCTGAGCTGCACCACCCACATGCCAAGTTCTCAAACTGGAAGTTTAAGCTGTTCCGGGTCAAATCCATGGAGAGAGCCCCCCTACCCGGTGATGTGCAGCCTGAGACAGGGGCACTGGCTGGGGTGGTGACCCCATCAGGCCCGGGGGAgactgtggaggaggtggtgggtcTCCCGGGGAGTGTGATGAGCCTGTGTCTGGGGAGTAAGAGCAAGGAGAATGTAGAGGGCCCAGAGCAGAGAGTGGATCTGAAACTACAGGAGATGGACACCCACATGAACCACCTCAG GTGTCTGTGCCGTCTGTGTGGAACAGCGCTCAGGAAAGCCAAAGGTCCGGAGCATGAGGTCCAGGGGTCTCTTGATGAGGCCAGCAGGGGGGCCTTGCGCAGAATGGGTTGCAAAGCCACCGTTTGGTCCGAGGTCATCCTCAAAGTCTTCAAAGTGGATGTGACGGGGGACATGGAGACTCTCCACCCACTGTCCTTCTGCCACCGCTGCTGGACCGCGGCCATGAGAGGAGGAGGCTTCTGCAGCTTCTCCAGAACCCGGGTCCCAGTGTGGAgaccccactcccccctctgtcccctctgccACCCCAGGAAACCCTCCCTCCAgcggagaggcaggaagaggagaaagcCCCCGCGTGGAGCTCAGCGTCTCACCAAGAGGACCAAGTGGGACTTGCAGGACAGCACAGCCACAGGGGAGAAGAAGACAGGAAAACCAGGACCAGACCACCGCCAAGGTCCTGGTAGATGGGTAAGACCCAGCGCCCAAAAAGCCCAGTGGGTCAAAACCATCACCCACTGCCAGCAGGATCACTTCAGCACCAGGCTTCTCCCCGAGGAGCTCCCGGTGGACTTCCAGAACTCGGTCACCTGCCAGGTGTGTGACCACCTGCTCTCCGACCCCGTCCAGTCCCCCTGCAGACACCTGTTCTGCCGCGGCTGCATCCTGAAGTACAGCCGAGTTCTGGGGGCCCACTGCCCGGCCTGCACCCTGCCCTGCTCCCCGGCTGACCTCATGACCCCCAACAAGGCCTTCCTGGCAGTGCtgcactctctccccctgctctgccccAGGGAGGGCTGCGGGGAGCTGGTGAGGCTGGATCTGTTCAGGGCCCACTGTTTGGCCcaccagctggaggaggaggagaaggaccagTGGCCCCCGGAGAGGAGCTCCAACAGCTACCTGCCCGTCAACAAGGGAGGAAGACCACGGCAGCACCTGTTGTCCCTGACGCGCCGCGCTCAGAAGCACCGCCTGAAGGACCTGAAGACCCACGTGAAAATGTTTGCGgacaaagaggagggaggagacatcAAGTCTGTCTGCCTCACGCTGTTCCTGCTGGCTCTGAGGGCGGGGAACGAACATCGCCAGGCCGACGAGCTGGAAGCCATGATGCAAG GCAGAGGTTTTGGCTTGCATCCTGCAGTGTGTCTGGCCATCCGGGTCAACACCTTCTTGAGCTGCAGCCAATACCACAAGATGTACCGCACGGTGAAGGCCACTAGTGGGCGCCAGATTTTCCAGCCACTGCACACCCTACGAAATGCAGAGAAGGAGCTCCTCCCTGGCTATCATCCCTTCGAATGGCAGCCGGCCCTCCGGAATGTTTCCCCGGCCTGTCAGTTGGGCATCATCGACGGCCTGTCAGGATGGACGGCTTCGGTGGACGACTCCCCAGCGGACACCATCTCGCGGAGGTTCCGCTATGACGTGGCACTGGTGTCTGCTCTgaaggacctggaggaggacaTTGTGGAGGGCTTGAGGGAGCACGGCCTGGAAGACAGTTCCTGCACCTCCGGCTTCACCGTGACCATCAAGGAGTCCTGTGATGGCATGGGGGACGTCAGTGAGAAGCACGGAGGGGGGCCGGCCATTCCTGAAAAGGCCGTCCGCTTCTCCTTCACCGTCATGTCCGTCTCCGTCCTGGccgagggggaagaggaagcgGTCACCGTCTTCAGAGAGCAGAAGCCCAACTCGGAGATGTCCTGCAAACCTCTCTGTCTGATGTTTGTGGACGAGTCGGACCACGAGACCCTGACGGCCATCTTGGGGCCTGTGGTGGCCGAGAGGGACGCCATGAAGAACAGCCGCCTCATCCTGGCCATGGGCGgcctccctcgctccttccGCTTCCACTTCAGGGGCACAGGCTACGACGAGAAGATGGTGCGCGAGATGGAGGGCCTGGAGGCTTCAGGCTCCACCTACGTCTGCACCCTCTGCGACGCCACCAGATCTGAGGCCTCCCAGAACATGGTGCTCCACTCAGTCACCCGCAGCCACGACGAGAACCTGGACCGCTACGAGCTGTGGAGGACCAATCCTTACTCTGAATCGGCGGACGAGCTGCGAGACCGGGTGAAAGGGGTCTCCGCCAAGCCCTTCATGGAGACCCAGCCCACATTGGACGCGCTGCACTGTGACATCGGCAACGCCACTGAGTTCTACAAGATCTTCCAGGACGAGATCGGGGAGGTGCATTGCAGGCCCAACCCGAGCAGGGAGGAGCGTCGGAGCTGGAGGGCGGCTCTGGACAAGCAGCTCAGGAAGAAAATGAAGCTGAAGCCCGTGATGAGGATGAACGGAAACTTTGCCCGGCGACTGATGACGGGCGAGGCGGCGGAGGCGGTGTGCGAGCTGGTGCCTTCGCAGCAGCGGCGCGAAGCCCTCAGGGAGCTGATGAATCTCTACCTACAGATGAAGCCCGTGTGGCGCGCCACGTGCCCAGCCAAAGAGTGCCCCGACCAGCTGTGTCGCTACAGCTTCAACTCCCAGCGCTTCGCtgatctcctctcttccaccttcaAGTATAGGTACGACGGGAAGATCACCAACTACCTCCACAAGACTCTGGCCCATGTTCCTGAAATCATAGAGAGGGATGGTTCCATCGGGGCCTGGGCCAGTGAGGGGAACGAGTCGGGAAACAAATTGTTCAGGCGGTTTCGAAAGATGAATGCCCGCCAGTCCAAGGCATTTGAGCTTGAAGATGTGCTGAAACACCACTGGCTCTACACCTCAAAGTACCTACAGAAGTTCATGGAAGCTCACCGCAATTCTGCCAAGGCTTTTCAGGCCACCATCGACCCAGTGGAAACACAAGATGATACTGACATGTCCCTGGATGTCCCCGATTTTTTAGAACACTGA